The Gemmatimonadaceae bacterium region CAACCACGTGCGAAAGACCGCACGCCCCGAGATCGCCAACCAGCAGTACGCCGTCATCGCCCCCACGCTCCACTGCGCCTACAAGCGGGCAACGGAAAACACGATCGTCGGCGAACGCAGCGTGGGCGATGCACGCCTGGACTACGACGCGCTCACCTTCGGCTGGTTCGACATCTTCCTCAAGGGCGAACAGAGCCGCCTGCTCGACACCCTCCCCAAGGTGCGCTACTACACGATGGGAATGAACAAGTGGCAGTCCGCCGAGAGCTGGCCGCCCAAGGGTGCCGAAACGCTGACGTATTTCCTCGCCAGCGGGGGCAAGGCCAACTCGGCCAAGGGCGACGGCGTCCTCACCACGAAGCCGCCCAAGGTCGACACACCCGACGCCTTCTCATACGACCCGATGAACCCGGTCCCGTCGTACGGCGGCAACGTGTGCTGCACGGGGAACGCGGTGATCGGCGGCGCACTGGACCAGCAGAAGATGGAGGAACGCGACGACATCCTCGTCTACACCAGCGAACCGATGAAGGAAGGAATGGAGGTCAGCGGCCCGGTCGAGCTCACACTCTACGTCTCCACCGACGTCAAGGACACCGACTTCACGGTGAAGCTGATCGATGTCTACCCGGACGGTCGGGCCTACAATCTGGATGAATCGATCCAGCGGGCGCGCTACCGGGAGGGCTACGACAAGGTGGTGTGGATGGAGAAGGAGAAGGTCTACAAGGTGAAGGTCGGCCCGCTCACGACGTCGAACTACTTCGAACCCGGACACCGCCTGCGCATCGAGGTCTCGGGGTCGAACTTCCCCCGCTTCGACCGGAACATGAACACCGGCGGCAAGAACTACGACGAGACAACCGGTGTCGTGGCCCACAACAAGGTCCACCACAGCACCAAATATCCGGCGTCGCTGACCGTCACCGTCGTCAAGCGAAAGACCGCGTCCTGACGGCCGCGCGAGTGGCGCCCGGTCAGCACGACCGGCGCGCTACTCGTTTGCCGACCGTGGCCTGCCGATACTCCCACTGAGTCCTCGTCGAGGCATCTGCCCTCGCGCAGGACGTCACGCCCCAACCGCAACGCCCGGATCACTGTCGACGCCACGGCTCGTACGCGTCGCGTCGATTGACCATACCGTATGGCCAAGCTTCCGAACACATGAGCGATGTCCCCACGCCTGACGACGCGAGCGTGACGACGCAGGCAGTGTCTCCCGATTCGAGGGGCGGCGTCGGCGATGTTCTCGAGCGTGTCTCGGACCTGCTGCCGGGGTCGGTCTACGCGTTCCGGCGCTCCCGTGATGGGGCCTACTCGTTCCCCTTCGTCACGCAGCGCCGGGATTTCTTCTTCGGCCTGGTCCCCGGGGCGCTGCACGGCGCCGTCGAACAGTTCTTCGCTCGCGTCCACGCAGATGATCTCGCCGCCTTCTCGGCGTCGATCGAGCAGTCGGCCGCCGAGCTGACGACGTGGACGCACCGCTTCCGCTTCATGCACCCGGAGCTGGGTGAGCGGTGGATCGTCGCAAGCTCGCACCCGGAAAAGGACGCCGACGGAAACGTCACGTGGTACGGCGTCGCGACCGACATCACCGATGCGGTCGCATCGGACCGCGAGATGAATCGTCGCCAGGCGATGCTGTCGGCCATTATCGATTTCAGCCCGTCGGTGTTGACGGTGAAGGACCTCGCGGGGCGCTACGTCCTGGGCAATCCCAACATGCAGCGGCTCGTTGGGCGCAGCGAGGCGGAGATCGTCGGCCGGACGGCGTTCGACCTCTTCGACGACGAGTCGGCGCGTAATATCGTCGCGATCGACCAGCAGGTCGTTGCTACTGGCGAGAAGGTGCGCGCCGAGGAGCGCGTGGTCGTGGACGGCGTGGAGCGCTTCTACAACGCCCACAAGTTCCCGCTGCTCGACGAGAACGGACGCGTCGGATACATCTGCTCCATCTCGCTGGACATCACCGAGCAGCGACGAAACGCGCTTGAACTTGCGGAGCGCGAGCTCCTCTTCCACAACGTCTTCAACGCGCAGTTCCAGTACATGTCGGTACTGGACCCTGACGGACGGGTGCGCGAGATCAGCGATCTCCCGCTCAAGGTCGCACACGCGCGTCGCGAGGACTACGTCGGGCAGTACTTCTGGATGGCGCCAGGGTGGCGCGACCGACCGGAGTGGCACGCCATCTGGCAGGATCGCCTTCGCCAGGCCGCGGCGCAGGACGGCCCGGTGTTGACCGAGGACGAGTTCAACCTCCCCGACGGCTCCATCGGCTACGCCGACGCCGCCACCACCGCCGTACGCGATGCGCACGGCGAGCTGCAATACTACATCATCCAGGCGAGCGACAGCACGGCGCGCAAGCGTGCCGAGCTGGCGCTGCGCTCCAGCGAGCTGGCGAACCGCACCATCCTCGACTCGCTCTCGGATGGCGTTTTCGTCGTGCACGAGGGCGCCATCGTCTTCGTGAATCCGGCGTTCGCCTCGATGCTGGGGTATACCGTCCCCGACATGGCGCGGCTGGCGATCAGCGACCTCATTCCCGCCGAGCACCGCGGCGCGTGGCAGGACGTCCTCGCGCAGACCGCGGGTCGAAACGACCGCACGGTCACGCTCGCGATGGAGCTGCACACCCGTGGGGAACCGCGACGCGTGGCCATCGAGTTGCGGGCGCGCGCCGTGATGTACCTTGGGCGCCCCGGCGTCCTCGGCATCGTGCGCGACGTGACGGAACGGCTCAAGAGCGAGGTCGCCCTGCGCCAGAGCGAGCTGCGCTTTCGACAGTTGGCGGAATCCGTGCGGGAGGTCTTCTGGCTCTCCAATGTGGAGAAGAACGAGGTCCTCTACATCAGCCCTGCCTTCGAGACGATCTGGGGGCGGTCGCTCGACGCGCTGCGCGACTCGGCGACGCTCTGGATGGAGGCCATTCACCCGGACGATCGCGAGCGCATCGAGCGCGCGGCGCGCGAGCAGCAGGCGCAAGGGACGTACGACGAGGAGTACCGCATCGTCCGCCCGGACGGCGAGATTCGCTGGATCCACGACCATGCCTACCCGGTGCGCGACGAGTCGGGCGTCGTCACGCGCATTGCCGGCGTGGCCGAGGACATCACCGAGCGGCGAACGCTCGAGGAGTCGCTGCGCCAGACGCAGAAGATGGAGTCGATCGGGCAACTGGCCGGTGGCGTGGCGCACGACTTCAACAACTCGCTGACGGTCATCATGGGGTGCGCGCGGCTGCTGGAATCGGAGCGCACCATGTCGTCCGACTCGGGCGCACTCCTGACCGAGATCCAGCACGCGGCCGAGCGCGCCGCGTCGCTCACCCGCCAGCTGCTCGCCTTCAGCCGCCAGGAAGTGCTGGCGCCGCGTGTGCTCGACCTGAACGTGGCCATCGGCGACACGCACAGGATGCTCGAGCGGTTGCTGGGCGAGGACGTGATGATCATGACGTGGCTGGACCCGTCGGTGCCTAACGTCAAGGTCGACCCCGGGCACGTGGTCCAGCTCCTGATGAACCTGGCGGTGAACGCCCGCGATGCCATGCCGCATGGCGGCACGCTGGAGATTGCGACGGCGCTGGTACGGCATGACGCCGAGCACGTGCGGCACCACCCGGGGCGCCTCGAGGGAGACTACGTCGAGCTGCGCGTCTCCGACGTCGGCACGGGGATGTCGCCGGAGATCGTGTCGAAGATCTTCGAGCCGTTCTTCACCACCAAGGCGGTGGGGCGCGGAACGGGGCTGGGGCTGTCGGTCGTGC contains the following coding sequences:
- a CDS encoding CocE/NonD family hydrolase → MGNTVQLRARRDSLESELQRIAIVDRKVMVVMRDGLRMQADIYRPRQASQKVPAIFVRTPYNFNWWDVRLGAPADMSQQLEAVKRGYAYVVMNERGHFFSEGNYDILGPPTTDGYDAIQWISTQSWANGKVGLIGCSSTAEWQMAVAAQAPPGLGTIIPQGFGAGVGRVGPYYEQGNWYRGGAVQMLFIAWLYGEQNQVRPMLPANLTQEERIRFSKSFDLGQQLPPVDWARALRHLPEMDILKAVDGPRGIFADSMPGIATGGAMVKRAPNDSAWYRGGLFHDNMTINVPGLWFMSWYDVSVGPNLATYNHVRKTARPEIANQQYAVIAPTLHCAYKRATENTIVGERSVGDARLDYDALTFGWFDIFLKGEQSRLLDTLPKVRYYTMGMNKWQSAESWPPKGAETLTYFLASGGKANSAKGDGVLTTKPPKVDTPDAFSYDPMNPVPSYGGNVCCTGNAVIGGALDQQKMEERDDILVYTSEPMKEGMEVSGPVELTLYVSTDVKDTDFTVKLIDVYPDGRAYNLDESIQRARYREGYDKVVWMEKEKVYKVKVGPLTTSNYFEPGHRLRIEVSGSNFPRFDRNMNTGGKNYDETTGVVAHNKVHHSTKYPASLTVTVVKRKTAS
- a CDS encoding PAS domain S-box protein; this translates as MSDVPTPDDASVTTQAVSPDSRGGVGDVLERVSDLLPGSVYAFRRSRDGAYSFPFVTQRRDFFFGLVPGALHGAVEQFFARVHADDLAAFSASIEQSAAELTTWTHRFRFMHPELGERWIVASSHPEKDADGNVTWYGVATDITDAVASDREMNRRQAMLSAIIDFSPSVLTVKDLAGRYVLGNPNMQRLVGRSEAEIVGRTAFDLFDDESARNIVAIDQQVVATGEKVRAEERVVVDGVERFYNAHKFPLLDENGRVGYICSISLDITEQRRNALELAERELLFHNVFNAQFQYMSVLDPDGRVREISDLPLKVAHARREDYVGQYFWMAPGWRDRPEWHAIWQDRLRQAAAQDGPVLTEDEFNLPDGSIGYADAATTAVRDAHGELQYYIIQASDSTARKRAELALRSSELANRTILDSLSDGVFVVHEGAIVFVNPAFASMLGYTVPDMARLAISDLIPAEHRGAWQDVLAQTAGRNDRTVTLAMELHTRGEPRRVAIELRARAVMYLGRPGVLGIVRDVTERLKSEVALRQSELRFRQLAESVREVFWLSNVEKNEVLYISPAFETIWGRSLDALRDSATLWMEAIHPDDRERIERAAREQQAQGTYDEEYRIVRPDGEIRWIHDHAYPVRDESGVVTRIAGVAEDITERRTLEESLRQTQKMESIGQLAGGVAHDFNNSLTVIMGCARLLESERTMSSDSGALLTEIQHAAERAASLTRQLLAFSRQEVLAPRVLDLNVAIGDTHRMLERLLGEDVMIMTWLDPSVPNVKVDPGHVVQLLMNLAVNARDAMPHGGTLEIATALVRHDAEHVRHHPGRLEGDYVELRVSDVGTGMSPEIVSKIFEPFFTTKAVGRGTGLGLSVVHGIVTQNDGTIDVESTPGVGTTFRVAFPAVYEGTLERTRGPANMRAVGTERLLLVEDDDSVRRIAARALRSANYHVLVANDGVEALQLLAGLAAPIDALITDVVMPRMGGAELADGVRAICPQARILFTSGYTNDALSRSGITEESVAFLQKPYAVDDLLEATRRLLDGG